DNA from Alnus glutinosa chromosome 2, dhAlnGlut1.1, whole genome shotgun sequence:
taaataggTGACCGGACAACCCCTTAAAGTGGTCAGCCACCACCTTGAAGAGTGGTGGTTGGCTACCTCAAAGGGGTTATCCAACCACCTCCACCCACTCTCATGGGCGATGGCAGCCTTCATGGGGGTCATAAGTGTTGGCACTTGTCAGTACTATTGCACGCGCGCGAGTAGTCCATAAAAGTGAGCTTTTGATATCTACAATAATGAGTCTGATTTTCTATTCCGTGTATTGGTTCATATTTTGGATAATTATAGTGTCATAATCAAGGCTTCgtgtttaggaaaaattattaattatctaGACTCAAAACTTTTTCAACAGTGAGATAAACCAAAGGGATTGTGAATGTCCAAAGATGACAGGGGGAGCTAGCGTATATGATCTCAACAAACTACTACCTACCACAATAAAATTAGAGTAATGATATACACAATTTTACTTCTttacactctttttttttttaggtaatttttaaaattattattagttttgatataaatttttattagattttaattaaatagtggTTTTAAAAGTTACTTAAGAGTGAAAAAGTGAATGTGTGTAACATTATTCATCAAATTATGTTTATGTTCACAAGATTAGTGTAATTATAATTTTCtctaaaactattttaaaatgtgaCTTCTTCGATGTAGTTAAAACttgaaactcttttttttttctttttttttttagcaactTAATGGtcacaattttaattttctattgctAAGGCCTGGTGCGCATTTGAGAGTGATTTTCTAATATCATAAAGCCATGCATGCCGTTTAATTTAACTCTTGGCAAAGCCTAATTGTCAtgcaatcttttctttttttattttactgaaCCATTTgctcataaaaaaagaaaaagaaagagagagagagagagagagagagagagaggggacaAGATGAAAGGAAAGATAATCAAAGAGCTGCTGTAGTgagcaattttttaattttctgagCAATCCTTTCAAAAGCAGCcatatgcttttttgaaaagtgAGGTTTacttttgttaaagaaaaagaCAGGGGGCTTGTTTcctttttaaaaagttattccTCCCAGGGACCAAAAAAGTCTACTAGTAATACTAGTCAGTCTATTCTTCCACTATTGTTTTTCCAATCGCTTACTTCAATTATTGGGTTTTAGAGATATTATGAGAGATCTGCCTCCATAATTCCGAAATCAAGTGGAAACGTATCTGCCCCATTCCATGTGTAAGGTGGCCCATCCGCTGATGCCCCGGCCCCACTTGTTTGGAATTCCGACCTACCTCAAGTTGAAGAGGCATTTGGATAATTGGATCCTCTCCTCTCCCTGTCCAAGTTGAAGTGGATTATCTCGTGGAATTTTAAACCGGTTGTGAAATTGCAGCCGACAAAAATTCCAtctccttatttattttataattttttaaaaataatgttatatatattatatttttattttacaatgttgaatttaaaaaaaaaaaaaaaaatctaatacgATTTTTTGCTATCTGACTCGATCAATATATGAAAACCAAATGGATTGTGGTggataagaaaattaaaatgataattgGTTCACGTTTTGTCTTCTTGATTCCCATGATTCACGTTCAGAGCACTCATTTCCTAGCTAGTGGGATTATAGTTTTTCATGGAAATGACGGGTGGGCCCTTGACATTTGGAAGAATCTCTGGATTCAAAAAATCATAGGTCTCAAATCCCAAAGTGATAAAAGGCTCATTTACGTTATTAATCCAGAAATACATGCTTACTATATATCATGACCATTGACCAACCTAATACATTGGTAAACAATAGACCTCTGGAGTGTGGACTACTGCTAAGAATTAATGGAAGTCTCTCTTCATTCATTGGGAAGATGGGTTTATTGGAGcattcttctttccttttcaacCATTGACGTTAGAAAGAGTGGTACTATTATTTGCAATTGCTCTGTAATGTATCGGGAAGAAGACAATAatgaagtaaaaataaaaacagaaataaaataaaataaaatagagataagAAATTTTATGTGGTTCAGTTTATAACTTATGTTCACATAATAAAGTTTAAAATGCTGCCTCATATTTCTCTTGATgacattacaatacaaatgatcccatcaaatcagaattaaatatattcaattctgatttaattataatcaattacaattaaacCGTGCAATCTCATATATTCTCCTACCATATACAATCACAAGTATATgaagaatatattctctaacaacaTTTAAATAAATGTGAATTGGCTGGGTGAAGAGAAATTAAAGGGGTGGGGgggattattttttataatggaatgatatttaatgtgttttagGGGATGTTTTCTGTTTTTAGTTTGACAAAGCGttataatgtaatataaaaataaaaattatatttatgtttagaaaaatgatttatattttgaattgtttgttgatgtctttaaaatttgaaaatttaaaaaaagaaaaaaaaaagagggggcaTTAAAAAGACATGGCCGAAGTTTCTTacatcactatatatatagtaattaggAAAGTAGAGTACAAGGTTCACTTGAGTTGTGTATTGCATTTACAACTTGGCTttgattacttaaaaaaaataaaaataaataaacttggCTTTGATTGGGAAGCAGTGCCCAGAAACTACAGAGTATCCTACGTCACTATATCGACCTTCCTTCTTGTTTTAATTACAATTTTCTCAAACAAGCTACCCCTATTTCTCAATTTTCATGGCTATATTGTGAGGACACATTGTGAGACACAAGCGCACCCGAACTAGAGAACAGGTCATCCTCATCAGCGGTAGATACCTCTCCACCCGAATTATACGAGCTCGGCCCAGCCCCACCTGCATCAACTTTAATTTGGCTCCCATTCACCTCCTCATATATACCGTTGATCTTCCTGTCGGCAGCAACTTGAAGCTGCAATGCGAACTCAAGGCCCCACACCACATCGCTCATTTCTGGCCGTTCGATTCCTTGACCACGCAAGCAACTTTCCGCAATCTCCCCAAACTTGTTCAAACACTCGGGTGCAATCTCCGCCCTCAAATGTGGGTCCACGATGTCACCTAGGTTCCCACACTGGTAGCATCTCCGGCCCCACTCAGCCAGGCTCACTTGCTCCTTTGGTAGACCCGGAACCAAAGCTGGCCTAGCACATAGGACCTCAAATAACACCACGCCAAATGAATACACGTCAGACTTCACCGTTAGTTGTTGCCTTCGGAAGTATTCTGGGTCTACGTACCCGAAACTACCCTTCACCACGGTGCTTACGTGGGTCTGGAACATACTAATGGGACCCTTTCTGGACAGTCCGAAATCCGAAATCTTGGCCACCCATTTCTCGTCCAACAGCACGTTTGTTGACTTTACGTCACGGTGAATAATCGTGTGCTTTGCACTGCAATGGAGATAGTGCAACCCACGAGCTGCGCCCAAGCAGATTTCCAGGCGTCGCTTCCACGGAAGAGGAGGGTTCATCGTGTTGTATAGATGGTCCCGGAGGGTCCCACGGGCCATGAAATCATACACGAGGATCATCTCACCTTGGTCATCGCAATATCCAATCAACGGCACAAGATTAACGTGCCGAAGCTGGGAGAGCAGCTCGATTTCGGTCCAGAACTCGCGGACCCCCTGCTTCGAAGACCGGTTCAACCGTTTGATGGCAACTCTAGTAAACCCGCCGTCGATGTATCCTTTGTAGACGTTACCAAATCCTCCGGCTCCAATGACCAAATGATCATCAAAATCGCGCGTGGCCGCTTTCATATCAGCGAGCAAGAAGTGACGGCAATGATCGGACGGTAGCGATGAAGCGTTGGTGTTTGTGGAACATGATCTCTTGGAGAATGGGACCCACGAGGACCTGGGCTTGCTAGTAGTAGAACCTGAGTCCTTCACCCTTGTATTTCGCCGGTAAACGAAGAAATAAATAGCAAAAATGGCTGGTAGGCCGCCAACAACACCTCCTATGAGAATGGCTATCATCGGCGACAACCTCTTTCTCCTCTccgtttgttttgttttgggttcCGGGCCTTCCATTTCCGGGTTGAGCCCAGCAAGACTACCGTCTGATCGGTTCAACTTAAATATTTCCACACCGTTCAAGATGGCATTGTCGAATGCGGGACGTGGTGACATATCCAAGTCAGGGTGTAGCGCAAGCCACAAATCTTGTTTCCCCTTGTTTCCACTTGGGACCAACACAACATACTCTCTGTATACAGGAATTCCGGTACCACCGCTCCATTCAATCACATCCGTTTGTGCCTGTGCCGTCTGATTATTGATGAATATGTAAAAAACTCTTTGGTTCGTTTCCACTACTTCCTCCTGAGTTTCGCAGAAGTGAAGCCTAAAAAGATAGTTAAACCCGCCATCAACAGTGAAGATCCACGTGAGGTTGGAATTCAAGTTAACCGTAGTATTGTTATTCATTGTGCGAGAAGTTTGATACACAATCTTCGGCGCTGTGTAGGCTGGTGTGTCCGTCGTATACTGTATCGTGGCTTTAGACCGGTAAGGCGTCTGCCCAACAATCTGGCCAAACAGATACTGCGAGTCCTGACTCCAAGTCCGGAACATCCCAGTATCCTCTACGCCCGGGACATCGTTGCCCCCCACGTTTAGTCTATACATAGTCTCAAGAGCAGTGGTGTCGTCGAAATAGAAGGAACGACTGTTGTAATCTACCAAGGTGATTACATAATCTCTATTGTACATATAGAGATTCTTTGGCATAGAAACAATCTCTATACCATTAATGAAGGCGTAAGAGCTTTTTGATGGAATAAAGGTTATGTTGAGAAACTGAGTGTGCAACACAGGGATTATGAATTCTTTGATAAAGGAGGCTACGGGAGGATTTAACGAAGAGACGGTAAGGAAGGCACTGAAGTTGCTTAAGAGGGTGAAGTTATTGGCGGTGACGAAGGAGAAGGACTTGGATTTGTCGAGTCCGGAGTAGGTGGCCGGGAGGAAGTAGAGACGGAGGAACTTTAGGCCAGGCGAGACGGGGAAGGAGTAGGTGAACTTGTTGTGAAAGATGCGTGCAGTCATGTAGGGGACTTGGGTAGCAGAAGGGTCGTCGTGTTGGGAGGGGGTAGATGCAATTGATATGGTTTGCATATTTGGGGGTGAGAACTTTGAGTTGAAATCGCCGTCCCAGTTACGGCCATCGAGCGAGGTTGACTTGGAGGACGAGCCACAATCAAGGAGTAAATAGTCGGTGGCAGCGTAGGGTGGCGGGGTTTCGGTGACGGCCTGCTGGGTGAGGAGGAGATGAAGGAAGGAGAGGTAGAGGGCCAGCCGGTGCATAGTGTCGAAGATGGATTCTCCTACAGCTGCGTGCTATACCATATGCTGCTTATCTGATCGATAGAAAATACGTGAGCAATGGTGAGAAAGTTAGGTCTTTGGAAATTGGAATTATGCGAATTGTTCTACATAAACGCTTTTGAACAATATTGGTCATGCTGGGAACTTTGCGAGCATTTTGCAATCAATTTGTACAAATATTTCCGCGACGGAGTTGGGTTGTACGCGCGTGCACATAAAAATTTGCTAAtgtctccaaaaaaaaaaaaaagaagaaaaaagaaaaagaaaaatttaaatacatttCTAACATATGACGGTTTACTAGTTAGAAATCTCAAACAGCTAGCAAGGGTGACGTTAAATGCTATATGCACTCTTAAGTGTACTATTTATTTAATGtggtaataaaaattattgtttaaattcAAAACTCAGTGATAATTCAtctaaaattatgattttttttttccttgaaaacccaatgtttaaaaatgacCTAGAAATTCATTTTAAAAGCTTACATGAGACTAAATTACATCtacatttaaatatatattttatgtataaaataaataaaatgcccggtaaaattttattattttaattttttaaataaaaaatacatttaaatatatattttattttatatatatcagGTTACcgagttaaatattttttaaaactagtAACCGCTACAATAGAGCCGGTTACTAGTTATTTCCAATCGGTTTCCAAAACCGGTTTGCTGGTTACCAGCCGGTTATAACCAGTCGACTTTACACCCTTATGGCTAACACAAGAAGGGCTTAATAATTGAATAGCATTTAAGACCATTAAAAATGGATATTAATTTTGGCACCTTCTTATAGATAGCATGTAGATTtgagtgtgtttggtaaagattgttgtgataatttttctttttttagtagtagtaaaaagtgattgatataatataaagtagaaataattatatgtaaaagtgaaaatgttttgttttgtagtgaatttttttatttgaatagtaatacaaaattattgatgtgataaaaaaagtgaaaaaaaaaaaaaattagaatgttttgaagttaatttttttttttttttttttttttgaaaaagtgaaaataaggggagGAATTGTTGTGTTGGTTATCAAACACGTACACCcctatttttttgtatttccttgaatatcatattttctttctctctcaacaGCTTTCTCATTCTCCTCTCTCTACATCGTTAAGGGCTTCAACTCTatgtttgattttgttgttgttttgattttgtggttgtggatctatttttcaattctaatttttttttttttttgattttgtggtTGTAGATATATTTCTTTTACGttttgagtttgattttgttgCTATGGATctattttttgttgtgttttgattttatagttttttaaacGGGTAAAACACATTAATCCTAAAAACCTATGTGTTCACTCGTATGTGGATATGAGCGAACTCCACCTCCTGTTGAGGGGCAGTTATATGTGAAATTTGCCCTTGATGGGGGTAGATACAGTGGCAGATTTATAAGGTTGATTTCCACCCGTAGGGGGTGGTGCTTATAGCCCTATCACAAACTATGGGGGAAGTCTATATAATTGGTGAAATAATTATAGTGGCTAACTTATCATGTAACGCCcccattttgggatataaggagaaacgcgaacttgagtgctaaaaacatttaaatgaaagcGTGCctttacaacatataaatagtaacttcttattttattattcatgcctattaataattatttacaAAGTTATAAACTCCAAAAAGagacatactatacaatataaAGATTTGGTCAGTCCACaacgatctattgctcttagcgaggtctacgccaTTACAAATAAATGACTCCGCCTTACtgtgtcatctgaaaagatATGGGGGAAAAGGGGTAAATTCAACAACTCAGTAAGAAAATCAGAAGAAATAAGAGtatgatatttttcaaaaattctaaATAGAGTTCAAGTAATTTAGCAAgtaaagaaacagttaaatgACATATAATTGGATTAATGTAGAATGAATggtgcatgaatcatttatgcAGCGTTAAGTTTTTACCCTCCACCGGCCCATCTCTGCTATTTAGCCGTGAGCGGCGCACATTACCTTTGGCACATCCACGATgaccgatcccgaaggaccAAAACGCTCATCCTGTCGTTACAGGGGAGAGCTGACGGGTTAGGAACTTCTCTAGATGAGCCCTCCTGACCGatagcccacacttttggtgtggttgccatgctacccaTATGGATCCGGATCAAAACACGATGTAGCCGTGGGGTAAAACTATGTGTAATATAtgcacatgcaacatatacGATATAATGCACAAATACAATTATACAGAATCTCATGAAATCATCATATGGCACATATACATTTTGAGAACCATAATTTCATTATCTTAATTTacaattcatactttgaaagctataatcatataatcacatgatttcccaatcacatttgataataagagtaatatcatgACAAAATTTAAAGTGACAATCAATATAGAGAAATGAAGGAGTTTTTAGGAAAATCTccgattttttcttttgaaaaattttattaaaatttcacCGGGACTTTTAGGTTGTATTCCCTTACCTAGACTAACCATTAGCGTCGgggtcgagcttttacctaaataaattgaaaaaagaagctTTGAAGAAATATTCTGAGATTTGAAGCCTACAACCTAATTAAAGTAAACATAACACGTAACAAGAGGTCTCCAAATTGTACTACCCAACAATATTCGTAAGTCCACATTACTACTTAGTGACTAAATTAAATCATCAGTACTCTAggaattttaatataaaatcatCTGGCCTAACCACAGAAACTCCCTAAAAACAACAACTCCTTTGAATTAACTAATCCTTAGTCCGAAACTTCATATCCAAACAAACCAATACTAAGTTGAACTCATTAAAGTTTATGGCAACATAGTAGAACCTTATCTATAACATAAACTCCATCCGATCATCAAGAGAGAACTCAGTTCTCATTAATTTGTCCAAAACATGATAAATCATCAAGCCTTTAAACAGGAACTCAATGCACTAAAAATCATCCAACAATAAATCGTAAATAGAAAACCAACATTCTCAGGCAAACTCAGAATTTATTCTCAAATTAACCAATGGatcaataattttcaatatattGAAATCCAACAGAATTTTCCATAAACGAGATTTCAACCTAATCAGCCACTAACCAaaagtttttcataaaaattccCAGCAAGATCATTTAGAAAATTATCACCATAATAATTCTCAGTCACCGATTTACAACAAaatcattgatatatatatatatacatacaaggACATAGCGtcatgaaaagaaagagacaacATATCATGTAATCCAAAATTCTTAAACCATATCATTACCCTTCTTCCCATTAATATATCAACACCGATTTATATACCCACAAAACCGAGAATTCTTCAACAAAAATAGACCCCAAAATTATAATCAAAACAACTCTCAAATTACTCTCCATAATTTAAACTCCATAAACTAATCAGGAAGTCAAAATTGCTTACTAATCCCACCTTTTAGCATTAACAATCCCAACCAAGCTTATAACATCAACCTCAGAATTTTCAAACAGAAATCCATCAAAATCTTCATACAAAAACAAACCCATAAAATCTATAGGCTTCATACTCTATTCGGCCATCAAAAGAACATTCAACATACTAAACCgtccaacaaaatatcacaatttgAAATCTAAACACACTTAACACTGTTTGACCAACACGGGTACTCAATCCAAAACCCTCACTCCAAATCACAGTACACGGTCGAACAATAACACAGCCAACTCTCTAAACCACAACCCAAAATCGGGGATACAAGCAAACAGAGGGATACACCACACGGTTTAGCCAAACAGCACACCAAAATACCCAATCAGTTCTTCAATTAACTCACAACCCCAAATCCACAAATCACCCAACAAAATCAGTAGAAATCCAATCCAAAGTAATTTAGAACTAAATCAGTAGTAAtcacaataaattaattaatttcttcctAAAAATTACAAGGTTTACCGGAATCTCACCGGAATTCGTCCTTCCGTCGAACCCACCGGAAAATATTGCCGGAAATCGCCACTGGAAGCCACCGGATCTCTCTCTCGGTTCGGTCTGGGTCATGGGTCTCACGGTCACGGGTCCAAGCTCCTGGTTTCTACCGGAGTTGACCCACCAGTAGCACCGGCCGGAACTCGAGTCGCCGGCGTCAATCCATAGAGGATCGGCCTCCGGCTCTCCCTCTCTGTCCGTatctctctcgatctcactctctgttctcaactctctctctttgatctccctctcaatctctctctgtGATGCCTCTCAATCTCACTCAATCTCTCCTCTCCCTGATCTCTCTTGTTCTCtgcctctccctctctctgttaCTCTAgtgaacaagaagaaaaagaagaggaggataaaagaagaaggaataAAAGATCAagaagagagggagaaagaaGCTCAGTAATAAACTGAGGTGCCCGTTTCTGCGTGAAGGAGGGGCTAATTTAAAAGGTTACTAAACTTGCTCAGCAAGTTAAGTTTATTAACTtgatttaaaacaaaatattcacTTAACCCAAGTTAAGTTTTATCTTATTAGATTAACTGGAGTTAATCCGTAGatataatattcaaaatttaCTGATTAGCTTTTTAaggcagatatttttttttaatctcaaattttttactattttaatttaattgattaGAATATCAATCTAAGGCCATTTTGAAACCGgttaatttaattgattaatattatttcattgttaatattatttatcatcTCAAATAATATCTCTATAGCACAATAAATACcaattaataatataacattaatACAATAACAATTGAGTTTATAGAGTCCaataatatttcatattttattaaatcgAAGTTTATAAAGCTAAtggatatttattttcataaatattcatatttaaaaaatacggggtattataTATCAACCATACACTCTTAATCATTTACTAGTTATGAATTACCACATCAATAGTAAATGACTTTATAGTAAGAGTTGTAGTACCTTAgccattttccaaaaaataatcaGCAATTGTAGAGCCCCAAATTTTAAATCCtgaatataatgtcttaaataagaatttaagactaaataacaataatataagtggtaaattcaaaaatatgaatacttatatgattaaatattcattcGCATTTAAGGCACGTCAACGGTTCCAAATTTATTAGATAAGTTTAACAAACCTTAAATCTTaaaatacaatagaaaaaaaaaagaaaccagtTTGACGAGAAAACGATCAATCTACACGTTCTGGCTATCGATCCACACGACGATCGATCCTTGATTCCCGACGATCGATCTAGCTGGCGTACTCGATCACTAATGCCTGACGATCGATCGCCATATAATTGCAGAGAACAGAACTTTCTCGAACAAGTTGTCAATCCATCATTACCCATTTGATGATTTTCTCTTCGTGCATGAACCCATGTCATCAGTATCTAACTCCTAAATGTTATGAAAGCTAATGCAAACTAATTAAACAAAGAACCTTTAATAAATTGGTCAAGCAACTTATTAGTTAGAAGCCAACATCTAGTTACATAAGGATGAGAGATATTTGTGCAAATAATCATTTCCTCCATGACTCATGGCAACACCTCACTACACGTATAAcaccctaataataataataataataattaaagcatttctttttttaagatgagataataggttataaaaaaaaaaaaaaaaaaagaagagagagagcagtaCAGATGGACGTGTGTAATTTTTGTTTAGCATGAGATATATTAGCATgagattttctgatttttttatgGTTGTCCGTGAATGCCGGGATCTGCAAGTTCTTTTTCTGATTAAGCCTTATCTCCCACGTTCGCAACTTATCTAAATTATATATACCCTTGACTCTTACTTCATTTTCATCACCTCTTC
Protein-coding regions in this window:
- the LOC133859560 gene encoding receptor-like protein kinase FERONIA, producing MHRLALYLSFLHLLLTQQAVTETPPPYAATDYLLLDCGSSSKSTSLDGRNWDGDFNSKFSPPNMQTISIASTPSQHDDPSATQVPYMTARIFHNKFTYSFPVSPGLKFLRLYFLPATYSGLDKSKSFSFVTANNFTLLSNFSAFLTVSSLNPPVASFIKEFIIPVLHTQFLNITFIPSKSSYAFINGIEIVSMPKNLYMYNRDYVITLVDYNSRSFYFDDTTALETMYRLNVGGNDVPGVEDTGMFRTWSQDSQYLFGQIVGQTPYRSKATIQYTTDTPAYTAPKIVYQTSRTMNNNTTVNLNSNLTWIFTVDGGFNYLFRLHFCETQEEVVETNQRVFYIFINNQTAQAQTDVIEWSGGTGIPVYREYVVLVPSGNKGKQDLWLALHPDLDMSPRPAFDNAILNGVEIFKLNRSDGSLAGLNPEMEGPEPKTKQTERRKRLSPMIAILIGGVVGGLPAIFAIYFFVYRRNTRVKDSGSTTSKPRSSWVPFSKRSCSTNTNASSLPSDHCRHFLLADMKAATRDFDDHLVIGAGGFGNVYKGYIDGGFTRVAIKRLNRSSKQGVREFWTEIELLSQLRHVNLVPLIGYCDDQGEMILVYDFMARGTLRDHLYNTMNPPLPWKRRLEICLGAARGLHYLHCSAKHTIIHRDVKSTNVLLDEKWVAKISDFGLSRKGPISMFQTHVSTVVKGSFGYVDPEYFRRQQLTVKSDVYSFGVVLFEVLCARPALVPGLPKEQVSLAEWGRRCYQCGNLGDIVDPHLRAEIAPECLNKFGEIAESCLRGQGIERPEMSDVVWGLEFALQLQVAADRKINGIYEEVNGSQIKVDAGGAGPSSYNSGGEVSTADEDDLFSSSGALVSHNVSSQYSHEN